The DNA sequence GACACACTTTCTGCTGTAGCTGTGAGGTGGTTGAAGTCATGACACGTGGGCTGCGTTCCCTTGTAAATGCGCTTGTCTATGGGCTTGCTCAAGTCCGCAGCCtagagtgagaaagagagagagagcatgaaTGCAGATGAAGTAAGTTCAGTAACCTTTAAATATCTGAAATGACTTTATGCATTTTGCTGCAAGATGAAAGCTACTGCTGGTCAAAGTGtcaggacaaaaaacacaggagCTGAGTGTGCAGTTATGTCTTTTTTCCTGTGTTGCATctcaaacacactgcaacagAGTTCAGAGGACTTGAAAGAACAGTGTTAATTCCATTGATGAGACAGGAGACACCGAATTTGCTCTTCAGCCCATCCTTTAAAAGCAAGCTGCTCGGAATTATAGTGTACAAGAAGTGactgaatgtaaaataatactgTACAACATTTAGGAACACATCAAACAGCTCACATTCCCCGAGCAAAAATGAGGAAGAACTCAAGTACAGAGGTATGTCCTTTCTCTATAGACAGGTAGTTGCCAGCTGTCATAGTGTAGTTGCTGTTTAAGGAATCAGGGAAATAGCAATATACTGCTCCGAACAAACTATAGGGCATATACTTTAGTTAACCAGTATAACAACACTTCCATTTGTTAATGATTTACAGTTTACACTACTGGCCGAATGGAAAATTCTTTTAAGATGATGACTCAGTAATTCCTACATTAGTGCTGGATGTAACATTTAGCCCTTTCTGTCAAAGAGCCAAAGTGTCAAATTAGgttaaaaaatgtagtttaagtCAAGTGTCCAGTCAAATTTACAAAAGCACATGTGTAATGTCTCACAATAATGGAAATAAGTCAAAGATTTTATCATACTATCCATGAGCAAGACTGAGATATTTAGCCATTTTTTAGAATTACTGGAGTGTCAATGAACTAAAACAGTAATCATTGTACGAAACAGTGTTTGGATGGTTTGGCATTACATAAAAAGAGCTTTACACAACAAGCCTCTGTGAACAGGTAACGAGGTTTTAGATTCACACAAACAATAACATAACCTGCTAAATTTAACTGTGAactttgtttcccatttttTCCAAATAGGCGTAGCCACGTATAGACAATAATATATCAGAACAATAAAATCGCAGTAATTTCCTGCTTCTCTTTATGATATTCACCTGATAGgctacattttacatttcatgaAAAGTTTAACTTGCATAGAGTGACAACACTGGGGTAACTGCACAGTTTTGCCCTCATACTACATACACATTTAAACTCTAGTTACTGGTAGTCTTTAGCCAGTCTTCAGCTATTTTACACTTGAATGATAGCATGCATGGCACTCACATGTTTCTCTATGACTCCAATAAAGGCTGTGGCACATTGCACCAGTTTAACAGTCAGCTGATCCATGATGCTAAAGCTACTGTGATAGagccaatatatatatatacacacacacacacacacacacacacacacacacacacacacacacatctgctttACGGTTGAATTAAATGTGGCATGTGGAGAAATTACACCATGATACTGAATGGCATCTGAACAGCATAAGGCTGAATATCTTGACAAGGCTAGATAGCTAGAATTATGTGATTCCCACGAGTTCTCCACCTTCTGCATAACTATGAAACTCATATATTCATCTGATCAACCATCACGAGGAGTCGAAGACTTAGATTACTTCTTAGTGACTGGTATTATATGGAGAACCTACAAATATACTGTGTAGTGTCACAGCCTTTCACAGGCACGTATCCCTAGAAATTACAAAATCGAAATATGCTAAGTCAGCTGAGTTTGATCAGGACACAGGTTTAGTCCAGGCACATCCCCAAGCAAAGAGCAGAGTGCTATTACATTAAAAAGATGACGGCAGCAGGTAGTTTGCTGCCAAACATTTGTCTATACTCTGAGTCTGCATCATTGTGATTTGCCGATACCTGTCAGTCAAAGGGACGTCGACAGGTGTTATGTGTCTGTAAAAAGCTGTCACTATCGACAGAAACACTTTCAACAAAAACTATACCCGTTACAGAGGCAACTCCAACACTGACAACTTCAACCATAAGAAGCGTCCAACTCTACACCAACGATATTTATGTAACCTCAAGAAACCTAtcatacagttaaaataaaacagagcgAAGGGCTGGGGACGGAGTTTAGCCCCTGGCCTCGAAGTAGCCTTGCTAACGCTAGCCAGTTGCGTTGGCTAGCTAGCTAAGTGGGCTAGCTTCATCATAGCTCCAAGCTAACAAGCTAGCTGCCAGCTAATTTCAAAGTCAAGCACCTGTCAGAGTTATTAAACATGGTAAACACAAGCCTAAACTTCGGCAACAGCCGAGACAGCAGCGATGCGTGTTGACTTGCAGTGTCTCCAATTTCCGTTGACATTAGCCGCGTTAGCACGCTACCTTTCTAACGCCTTTGTAGATGTAGAAGTAGAGCTCACGGCCCACATTGAAACAGATCCTGTCGCCGTTGCCCGACTGGTCGTTGACGTTCACGAAGGAGACCTTGACGGGGTTGGAGCCTTGCGAGTTGAAAGGCACCCTGTTGGGACGGCTGTATTCGGAGTGAGTGAGGAGTTTGTAGACACCTTCCCGAGTGGTGAACTGAGTTTTAATTTCGTTCAtctccttccctcctccctccGCCGCCATCTTTGAAATTAACATTCATCCCTTTCCCTCAGGCCGGATCTTACGCACGGATGGGAGCGGGCATTCCGACTCTCCCGTTCCCCCCAACGGTTCACCGGGGAACTGGTGCAGGGATGCTACCGGTGATACTTCAACGTTGTGACAGCTTTGTCACTTTAAATAAACCCTTAACTTTAAACAAAATTGTATAAATAACGGTTTCTAATAGAAGTATAGAATTCATTTTACTTTGGTGGTAAGTTATTGGTTATGTAAATGTGCAAACAGCATTACCAAGTAAACAGAAACCTTCcggtagatttaaaaaaatggaattattattatcatcgttgttgctattattattatttgttgttgttaatttttgccgatttttttttcacaaaaaataagcccttttttaaattgttaattaattaattattgctgtttgctgttgttgtaaAGTTTGTCGTAAAGTCAgcaaacaattcaattcaattcaattttatttatatagcgccaattacagtcaaattgtctcgagacgctttacagaacccatatgcctgacccccagagcaagccaaaaggcgacagtggcaaggaaaacacccttttaacagggaaaaaaacctcgagcagaacccggctctaatgtggggggacccatctgcctgctggccgggcgggttgagagggacagaagaggtagaaaggtagagatagagggatagaagtagaggggtagaggtagagaggtagagatagagggatacagatagaggggtagagatagagaggtggggggtgggacacaaggaccataaaacacagccacacatctgaagcatccagcatccagctctgggaccagggacactcggagaaaggacacagaaagaaacagagtgaatgtaatgcaataatgttatatatagtaaatacataggtagttagagaagggctcagtgcatcaagagaggtcccccagcagcctataggcctatagcagcataactaggggcaaactaaagggacgtcaagaggggaagtcagttgtgcaaatgaaaacaccagctcaccccgtcagggtcccccagtcagccctaactataagctttgtcgaaaaggaaggttttaagcctggtcttaaaaatagagagggtgtccgccagGAACCTTCCGGTcagattttgcagattttttaaaccaaaaaaaaaaagccgttttttattattattattattattattattattattattattattattattattattattattattattattattattatgcaaaCACTGTATTAAAGCAGGAACTGCGTTGTTGAACTGTTTGCTGGGTTATCAAGTCATCTGCTGCTTAAATAGACAATACAGTCTATAGCTGCTTGGCCATATGAAACAAACAATTTCAAAACTCTTAAAAAAGCAGtttacaaaatacaaatgataaATATAATTCCCCTCCTGAGTAACTAGAAATTGtctgttttaatttctttttatacATTTCTTGCGTAATAGTGGCTTTGCTCTTCTTagcattaaaatcattttgctggtgggaagaaaaaaactaaagaaatgggTTTGAGCTGTGTAACGTTTTAATAGTGCAAAATAAGTTTGTGGTTTAATGTATATGAATGTACATgtattcacttttttcttttttatactgTTAACATGACTCATATGTAGGgtcattaaaaaatactttttttctgaaaaaaaacaggcttACAAAGTGGTCGGTATGagtttaaaaactacaaaaaaaaacccacatttagTCACTCATACACAACAGAATAAGTCTGTCAAATTCTTGAAATGAGCAGACTCAGTGGCGTTTTAAACTCATGACAGCTGCTGGTGTGCATGCTGCTCACCTGTGGCCACACTTGGCTGTTTCATATCAAAGCCACCTGGTGGTTAATTAATCCAAACATTTCCTGCCTGCATTGTCACAGcatcttttcagtattttacCTATTTTAGAAAAGTTAAACATAATGGCACATAGGACAAGACGACAACGTTCACTTCAAGGTCTGTGTCAGTATTTTCCGATCAAAATCTTTGGTTTTGTAACATGCTGGAAGATTGATGCATTGTTTATGACCTTAGACAAGGCCTATTCGTACTGCAGGACTTTAATTTGTGATTTAGTTGTGTAACAATTGAATCATTCCAGTGTACATTGTTGAACTATATATTTTTCTCTGCATTCAGACCAGAGTGATAGACAGGAACCCAACTGCATGGACCAGCTCACTCAGAAGTACATGGTAGGTTTAGGTACCCACTGCTCATTTCACAAGCCTATCTGCAGGCTCTCTGATTTGAATTATAAATTACTTATTGTTTCTCCTGCTGTGAAATGTTCATGTGAACTAGAGTGCCTCTATTTTGTGTAAGGAGATGTGCAGAGTGACATCCAGCACAGATTCTGACTCAGAAATCAGCGCAAGGTGGTCAGACACCAGCACTATGGTACTGCTTTATTTCATGATCTGAACACTACgtacacacacaggcacaatgGACATGTAGAATGTACATTTATACAGCATAGCTACTTTTTAGAATGGCTTATTCTGTAGAATTATAACAtgtttcttggaaaaaaaatgcacaaaacaaaagataagATCAAATTTCTTTCCTAGAACCTTATCCTGTATGCCCATTATCACTTTGGTTTCATCCCTTTTGACTGTGAAATTCTAGTACACGGCTTCATACAGAGATGTTGAACTAAGATCATTAAATTTAGAAAGCTTGCACTGAAGTTTCTAAGTAAAAATAACTACTATGTTGTTGTGCAAAAACTGAATTCCTGTTTCTCGTGAGTAGGGGTGTGTGAGCAGTGCACCAGAGAGTGAGACTTCGCAACAGTCAGTGCAGTTGACACAGAAACCCGGCTCTTATTCTGAGGTAAGCattctcctttctctcctcaGTCCACGTGTGCTGCTAAAGGATCTTGCCGTTCCATGTGCTCATGAGTGAAAATGCGTGTGCTTGTAGTCTTTGGACCCGTACGATGGGAGCTCTGAGGATTCTGATGAGTCACACATCGATGTGGGCGTCTCCAGCAGGCAAACAAGGCAGCAGGGAAAAGGATGTCGCCTCTTGAGCCGGAGCAGGCGATTTATCCTTCATCACCCTGCTTCTATTGCCTTCAGGGATGCGGTGAAAAATGGGATGAGAGACTCTGCAACAGAGAAGCAACGTCTTATGGATGTCCAGATGAAAAGCAAAAGTGACTCTGAGCTGTTGGCCTGTGGGCCTGACACTCTGCCCTCCCACGGTGATCTGGATGGTTGTAGAAATCTCACAGAGGAAAGGATTATTGATTCAACAGCACAAACCATGAATGTAGAGTTACAACTTGATGATTCAGGCTTACATG is a window from the Amphiprion ocellaris isolate individual 3 ecotype Okinawa chromosome 20, ASM2253959v1, whole genome shotgun sequence genome containing:
- the LOC111573337 gene encoding uncharacterized protein LOC111573337 isoform X3; translated protein: MAHRTRRQRSLQDQSDRQEPNCMDQLTQKYMMCRVTSSTDSDSEISARWSDTSTMGCVSSAPESETSQQSVQLTQKPGSYSESLDPYDGSSEDSDESHIDVGVSSRQTRQQGKGCRLLSRSRRFILHHPASIAFRDAVKNGMRDSATEKQRLMDVQMKSKSDSELLACGPDTLPSHGDLDGCRNLTEERIIDSTAQTMNVELQLDDSGLHATRSSSSHTPVNESPSQVLTSSSDRFPSFLSKRKLALPGAEEVEFYQRKRQCLVGMEEGKTSASEAL
- the LOC111573337 gene encoding uncharacterized protein LOC111573337 isoform X1 translates to MAHRTRRQRSLQDQSDRQEPNCMDQLTQKYMSASILCKEMCRVTSSTDSDSEISARWSDTSTMGCVSSAPESETSQQSVQLTQKPGSYSESLDPYDGSSEDSDESHIDVGVSSRQTRQQGKGCRLLSRSRRFILHHPASIAFRDAVKNGMRDSATEKQRLMDVQMKSKSDSELLACGPDTLPSHGDLDGCRNLTEERIIDSTAQTMNVELQLDDSGLHATRSSSSHTPVNESPSQVLTSSSDRFPSFLSKRKLALPGAEEVEFYQRKRQCLVGMEEGKTSASEAL
- the LOC111573337 gene encoding uncharacterized protein LOC111573337 isoform X2, which gives rise to MAHRTRRQRSLQDQSDRQEPNCMDQLTQKYMEMCRVTSSTDSDSEISARWSDTSTMGCVSSAPESETSQQSVQLTQKPGSYSESLDPYDGSSEDSDESHIDVGVSSRQTRQQGKGCRLLSRSRRFILHHPASIAFRDAVKNGMRDSATEKQRLMDVQMKSKSDSELLACGPDTLPSHGDLDGCRNLTEERIIDSTAQTMNVELQLDDSGLHATRSSSSHTPVNESPSQVLTSSSDRFPSFLSKRKLALPGAEEVEFYQRKRQCLVGMEEGKTSASEAL